The sequence below is a genomic window from Calditrichota bacterium.
GAGCGGGGGAGAGCAAGAGGTCGAGCTGCGAGCCGAAGTCATTGCCGAAGAAGAAGCCATCGATCAACTCGCCTGCACGCGTGTACAGCCGGCGGTTGGCCTCTAAGTAGAAATCGACCACCCGGCGGGTGACCGCATGCACTACCTCGGGATGGGTGTACATCTTGACGAAGTAATTCTCCATCCCGAAAAAGGCAGCCACATCGTGGAAGAACGGACACCAAAAGCCGCTGGCCCGGTAGACCTCGCCAGCGTTCTCCAAGGCCCACAGCCACTCGTCCAGATCCAGCAGGTCTGGGTCGGGCCAGGGGAAAGAGGCAACCTGGGCAGGGTCTTCGCAGTCGGCAAATACCCCGGCGGCTGCAAGCCGGCGTTCGCGCGGCCGAGTGTCGAAGATGGGTTCCCCTTGCGGATGGCGGTAGCAGGTGTATTGGAAGCAGATCCAGCGGAGGTCGTCGCCCAAGAGGCGGCGCAGGCTCTCTTCGTCCTTACAGCCAAAGGCGCGCAGATAGATGGGCCAGGTCTGTTCGTGGGGCTTTCCTAACCAAAAGCCGGTGCGGTCGGCTTCCTCACCGCTGAAAATGGTCTTCACCCTCTCGCGCGAAGTCATCGCGTGACGACGGGGTGCGCGCAAGTCTTTGCTCACGGACAGTCTTTGTGCAGTCGCAACGGATGTCTGTCTGTGCGGCCCTCACTCTTCCCACACTGCCTGGCCCGCGACAAGGAGGTCATCGGCAGTGCTGAGTGGCGCGTGCTCCGGCTGCCGTCGCTCGCCGCGCCCCTCTACGTCGAGGATGCCTTCGATCTGGTGCAGGTTCATGAATTCGTGGCACGCCTGAATGAGCTCCGGCGAGGTGAGCTGGTCGGGTCCGACCACCTTCACCACCTTGCCCATGGCACAGAGATGGTTCACTAACGCCACGAAATCGCCATCACCAGTCACCAAAATAATCTCGTCCAGACGAGGCGCCTGGCTGAGAATCTCCACGGCCATTTCGAGGTCCATGGTGGCCTTGGTTGTGCCGTCAGGAAGCCGCTTGATGGGCTTGGCTACCACGCGATAGCCGATGAGCCCGAGCAGGTTGAAAAAGTCGCGCTGCCTGCCATTTTCCGGATCAAAACAGGTGAATGCCGTGAAGGTAGTGACGGTGTGATCGCGGGTGAAAAAATCACGGAGTACACGAAAGTTGATCTTGCCCTGCTGAAACCTCGCTTTTGTGGTCATGTAGATGTTCTGAACGTCGATGAACACACCTACTCGTTTCATATGCCTCCACTTCCTCTTCTTCCCCCACCTTGCGCTTCGGCGGTACCCTCCCTACCTTGCTCGACCGTCCACCTTACCCATGGAACGCGCAAATCTCACTGCGCCCACAGGAACCCGCCGGCCGGCGCGAACGATAGCCGCCAGGCCTGGATGGGGCCCTGTCCCCCTGTTGAGCCTTGCTGTCTACGGAGCGGCGAATTGGCCGATCTTCGGCTGCACCAATCGCTCAAAGTCCTTGTACGCCAGCTTGATCAACTGGGTATGTGAGCCGGCGTTGAAAGCGATCTGCTCGTCTTCGGCCAGCTCCTGCGCGGCATAGACCTCCATGCCGTAGAGGTTGCCGAAGGGCGGCATCGCCCCGACCTCGCACTCGGGAAAGAGTTCCTTGAACTCTTGCTCAGGGGCGAGCTCAACCTTTTTCGCACCGGCCAACTGCTGCAACCGCGCAAAGTCGATGCGGCGCGAGGCTGGCAGCACTGCCAGAGCCATCTTGCCGTCGATCT
It includes:
- a CDS encoding NYN domain-containing protein; protein product: MKRVGVFIDVQNIYMTTKARFQQGKINFRVLRDFFTRDHTVTTFTAFTCFDPENGRQRDFFNLLGLIGYRVVAKPIKRLPDGTTKATMDLEMAVEILSQAPRLDEIILVTGDGDFVALVNHLCAMGKVVKVVGPDQLTSPELIQACHEFMNLHQIEGILDVEGRGERRQPEHAPLSTADDLLVAGQAVWEE
- a CDS encoding YbaK/EbsC family protein; amino-acid sequence: MPVKALKDFLDRNKVKYTTINHSTAYTAQEIAAAAHVPGKELAKTVVVKIDGKMALAVLPASRRIDFARLQQLAGAKKVELAPEQEFKELFPECEVGAMPPFGNLYGMEVYAAQELAEDEQIAFNAGSHTQLIKLAYKDFERLVQPKIGQFAAP